In Chaetodon trifascialis isolate fChaTrf1 chromosome 2, fChaTrf1.hap1, whole genome shotgun sequence, one DNA window encodes the following:
- the gucy1a1 gene encoding guanylate cyclase soluble subunit alpha-1: MFCAKLKELKISGECPFSSSAKHHERADFEERSTDAADSPPISEDVHGKAGEDLPQQRTSRAKVNLHTLGESIRKLACPEFQRLHAALQRMMTPSDLSRGSGGPIICCADSQSCSAEPEHLVEMMNVYSTKTATQMEALRIALGEELFNMCYEEDGHILRVVGGALHDFLNSFNVLLKQSSTLHPDREDCVNEPSVLCLDKDLGLLTVYFFNPRPTTELFFPGVIRAAARLLYHTTVDVLMDPPGAKDTILQSSPQPSLLYTVVVKDAKSLSPSPLRATSAGTLPTSLFSTIFPFHLILDQDLVLVQIGHGLRKRLTRKDGLRRSAAFQEHFSIVSPQIRCTFQGILTMLNTQFIIRIKHHGVSSAETTGKLMDLKGQMIYVSESNVILFLGSPCVDKLEELTGRGLYLSDIPVHNALRDVVLVGEQAKAQDGLKKRLGKAKAALEHAHQALEEEKKKTVDLLFSIFPGTVAQQLWQGQTVQAKKFERVTMLFSDIVGFTAVCSRCTPMQVITMLNELYTRFDHHCGELDVYKVETIGDAYCVAGGLHKESETHAVQIALMALKMMELSDDVMTPTGEPIQMRIGLHTGSVLAGVVGVKMPRYCLFGNNVTLANKFESCSQPGKINISPTTHRLLKDRPEFVFVPRSRQELPANFPEDIPGVCYFLEASSKTSKLPLK, from the exons ATGTTCTGCGCgaagctgaaggagctgaagatATCTGGAGAGTGTCCGTTCTCCAGCAGCGCCAAACATCACGAGCGCGCAGACTTTGAGGAGCGCTCAACTGACGCTGCGGATTCACCGCCGATTTCTGAGGACGTGCACGGAAAAGCGGGCGAGGATCTGCCTCAGCAGAGGACGAGCAGAGCCAAAGTTAACCTGCACACGCTGGGGGAGAGCATCCGAAAGCTGGCATGTCCCGAG TTTCAAAGGCTGCATGCTGCCCTGCAACGAATGATGACACCGTCAGACCTCAGCAGGGGCTCCGGAGG tcCAATAATTTGCTGTGCAGACAGTCAGAGTTGCAGCGCTGAGCCGGAGCATTTAGTGGAAATGATGAACGTTTACTCAACCAAAACAG CAACCCAGATGGAAGCCCTGAGAATAGCTCTGGGCGAGGAGCTCTTCAACATGTGTTATGAGGAGGACGGACACATTTTGAGGGTGGTGGGGGGAGCGCTCCACGACTTCCTCAACAGCTTCAATGTCTTGTTGAAACAGAGCAGCACGCTGCACCCGGACAGAGAGGATTGTGTAAACGAACCTTCGGTTCTGTGCTTAGACAAGGACCTGGGTCTGCTTACTGTCTATTTCTTCAACCCCCGCCCGACCACTGAGCTCTTTTTCCCTGGAgtcatcagagctgctgcccgCCTGCTGTATCACACCACTGTGGATGTGCTGATGGACCCCCCCGGTGCTAAAGACACCATCTTGCAGTCCAGCCCGCAGCCCAGTCTTCTGTACACAGTTGTAGTCAAGGATGCTAAAAGTCTGAGCCCCAGTCCGCTGCGGGCCACCTCAGCCGGGACCCTTCCTACCTCTCTGTTCTCCACCATCTTCCCGTTCCACCTGATCCTGGACCAGGACTTGGTTCTGGTACAAATAGGACACGGGCTCAGGAAGAGACTGACCAGGAAGGACGGACTGAGGCGGTCCGCTGCCTTCCAGGAACACTTCTCTATTGTCTCTCCTCAGATCAGATGCACCTTTCAAGGTATTCTGACCATGCTGAACACACAGTTTATCATTCGGATCAAGCATCATGGAGTCTCCAGCGCAGAAACCACAGGGAAG ctcaTGGACCTTAAAGGTCAGATGATCTATGTTTCCGAGTCCAACGTCATCTTGTTCTTGGGCTCACCGTGTGTGGACAAGCTGGAGGAGCTAACAGGCCGCGGCCTCTACCTGTCAGACATCCCCGTTCATAACGCGCTGCGGGACGTGGTGCTGGTTGGTGAGCAGGCCAAAGCCCAGGACGGGCTGAAGAAGCGGCTGGGGAAGGCCAAGGCAGCCCTGGAGCACGCTCACCAGgcgctggaggaggagaagaagaagacggtgGACCTCCTGTTCTCCATCTTCCCGGGCACCGTGGCGCAGCAGCTGTGGCAGGGCCAGACGGTCCAGGCCAAGAAGTTCGAGCGCGTTACGATGCTCTTCTCCGACATCGTGGGCTTCACGGCCGTTTGCTCGCGCTGCACCCCGATGCAGGTGATCACCATGCTCAATGAGCTGTACACCAGGTTCGACCACCACTGTGGAGAGCTTGATGTTTATAAG GTGGAGACCATCGGGGATGCGTACTGTGTCGCTGGTGGCTTACACAAGGAGAGCGAGACTCACGCTGTCCAAATAGCACTCATGGCCTTAAAGATGATGGAGCTTTCAGACGATGTTATGACGCCAACCGGAGAACCGATACAG ATGCGTATCGGCCTCCACACCGGGTCAGTTCTGGCCGGCGTCGTCGGGGTGAAGATGCCACGTTATTGTCTTTTTGGGAACAATGTCACACTGGCCAACAAGTTTGAATCCTGCAGCCAACCAGGAAAAATCAACATCAGCCCGACAACCCACAG ATTGCTGAAGGATCGTCCAGAGTTTGTCTTCGTTCCCAGGAGCCGACAGGAGCTTCCGGCCAACTTCCCAGAGGACATCCCTGGTGTTTGTTACTTTTTGGAGGCCTCCTCCAAAACTTCAAAACTGCCTCTGAAGTGA